One region of Polynucleobacter sp. Adler-ghost genomic DNA includes:
- the nuoG gene encoding NADH-quinone oxidoreductase subunit NuoG, with the protein MVEIELDGKLVEVPQGSMVMHAANKLDTYIPHFCYHKKLSIAANCRMCLVEVEKAPKPLPACATPVTQGMKVFTHSAKAVEAQRSVMEFLLINHPLDCPICDQGGECQLQDLAVGYGKSNSRYEEEKRVVFHKNVGPLISMQEMTRCIHCTRCVRFGQEVAGVMELGMVNRGEHSEITTFAGQTIDSELSGNMIDICPVGALTSKPFRYAARTWELGRKRSVSPHDSLGANTTIQTKSNKVMRVVALENDAINECWISDRDRFAYEGLNSADRVTTPMVKQGGHWLETDWQSAMDYVAHSLKTISSESGPEAVAALAHPISSTEELYLLQKMIRGLGSNQVETRLRQTDIKGSASAPWLGMPISKLSELDRVLVIGSFLRKEQPLIAARLRTVAKRSLQVSRIDVGGDDWLIPATAIAATPSAWINALGEVALAVAKAKSVSAPTGTPNLTVSATAQKIADSLLSGTATSVLLGSAAIAHPYASDLHVLAQFIAEQTGATLGFLPVGGNAVGASLVNANGAGVESVLSGERRAVILMNIEPDADLPNPAQARAALAKANTVIALSAYKSADLLEVADVILPIATFTETVSTFVNAEARTQTIQPAVKPLGDSRPAWKVLRVLGGLLNLDGFLYNMPEEVLGEALGDHYCTKLSNQSVVTSLSNGKATPSAGLERLSDVGIYAGDQIVRRSSALQLTRDAKRGNQVGLGQALFNELGLKEGDAVRVTQGSQSADLPATLEVNLAKGAVRISAGTMASAQLGSMFGPVTVSKA; encoded by the coding sequence ATGGTTGAAATCGAATTAGATGGTAAGTTGGTAGAGGTTCCACAAGGTTCGATGGTGATGCACGCCGCGAACAAGCTTGATACGTATATTCCGCACTTCTGTTATCACAAGAAATTATCTATCGCCGCTAACTGCCGTATGTGTTTGGTAGAGGTAGAGAAAGCACCAAAACCGTTGCCAGCTTGTGCAACACCAGTGACGCAAGGTATGAAGGTGTTTACGCACTCAGCTAAGGCAGTAGAGGCGCAGCGCTCAGTGATGGAGTTTTTGCTGATTAACCATCCCTTGGATTGCCCAATTTGCGATCAGGGTGGTGAGTGCCAGCTACAAGATTTAGCGGTGGGTTACGGTAAATCAAATTCACGCTACGAAGAAGAGAAGCGTGTTGTATTCCATAAGAATGTAGGTCCACTTATCTCCATGCAGGAGATGACCCGTTGTATTCACTGTACTCGTTGCGTGCGTTTTGGCCAAGAGGTTGCCGGTGTCATGGAATTGGGTATGGTCAATCGCGGTGAGCATTCTGAAATCACTACTTTTGCCGGTCAAACCATTGATTCAGAGTTATCTGGAAATATGATTGACATTTGCCCAGTAGGAGCCTTAACAAGCAAGCCATTCCGTTACGCAGCGCGTACTTGGGAATTGGGTCGCAAGCGTTCAGTAAGCCCGCATGACAGCCTAGGTGCCAACACTACGATTCAAACAAAATCTAATAAAGTCATGCGTGTCGTTGCTTTAGAGAATGATGCAATTAACGAATGCTGGATTAGCGATCGTGATCGCTTTGCTTATGAAGGTTTGAATAGTGCTGATCGTGTAACAACACCCATGGTGAAGCAGGGCGGTCACTGGCTCGAGACTGATTGGCAGTCTGCAATGGATTATGTTGCTCACTCACTCAAAACTATTTCGTCTGAGAGTGGTCCTGAAGCAGTGGCTGCTCTAGCGCATCCAATCTCTAGTACTGAAGAGTTGTACCTTCTCCAAAAGATGATTCGTGGTTTGGGCTCCAATCAAGTCGAGACTCGCTTACGTCAAACTGATATAAAGGGTTCTGCCTCTGCCCCATGGTTGGGTATGCCGATTAGCAAATTAAGTGAGTTAGACCGGGTTCTAGTAATCGGTAGCTTCTTGCGTAAGGAGCAGCCATTAATTGCTGCACGTTTACGTACTGTGGCTAAACGTAGTTTGCAAGTTTCACGTATAGATGTAGGTGGCGATGATTGGTTGATTCCCGCCACTGCTATTGCCGCAACTCCAAGTGCATGGATCAATGCATTAGGCGAAGTTGCATTGGCAGTCGCTAAAGCTAAATCTGTTTCTGCTCCAACTGGTACACCTAACTTAACAGTGTCTGCTACTGCGCAAAAGATTGCGGATAGCTTGCTTTCTGGCACAGCTACTTCAGTATTGCTGGGCTCGGCCGCAATAGCCCATCCATATGCATCTGATTTACATGTGCTAGCGCAATTCATTGCTGAGCAGACTGGCGCAACTTTAGGTTTCTTGCCAGTTGGTGGCAACGCTGTAGGTGCTAGCTTGGTAAACGCCAACGGCGCTGGCGTTGAATCCGTTTTATCTGGTGAGCGCCGCGCTGTGATCCTGATGAATATCGAGCCCGATGCGGATTTACCCAATCCTGCGCAAGCACGTGCTGCATTGGCTAAAGCGAATACAGTGATTGCTCTAAGTGCCTACAAGAGTGCTGATCTATTGGAGGTGGCTGATGTCATTCTGCCTATCGCCACATTCACAGAAACAGTATCCACTTTTGTCAACGCAGAAGCTCGGACGCAAACTATTCAGCCAGCTGTAAAACCTTTGGGCGATTCTCGTCCAGCATGGAAGGTTCTCCGTGTTCTTGGCGGCTTATTGAATTTAGATGGTTTCCTCTACAACATGCCTGAAGAAGTTTTGGGTGAAGCCCTAGGTGATCACTACTGCACGAAGCTTAGCAATCAATCTGTAGTCACTAGTCTGTCTAATGGCAAGGCCACTCCATCAGCAGGTTTAGAGCGCTTATCTGATGTGGGTATTTATGCCGGCGATCAAATCGTGCGTCGTTCATCTGCATTACAGTTAACACGTGATGCAAAGCGTGGCAATCAAGTTGGCTTGGGTCAAGCACTCTTCAATGAGTTGGGCTTGAAAGAGGGTGATGCTGTGCGAGTGACTCAAGGTAGTCAGTCTGCAGATTTGCCTGCCACATTAGAAGTGAACCTAGCCAAGGGTGCCGTCAGAATTTCTGCAGGCACTATGGCTAGCGCTCAATTGGGATCGATGTTTGGTCCCGTAACAGTTAGTAAGGCATAA